The Candidatus Cloacimonadota bacterium genome contains the following window.
TAATGTTACGCGCAGCAGTAGATGTGCCGCCAATTACATTGCTATTAGCACCGCCGGCAATATAAACACCGGCATTGCCATTAGCAAGTGCAGAAGTTCCATTTTTATCGGTTCCGATAAAATTTCCCAGAATTGTGTTATTGTCTGCTCCCAGCAGATATACTCCATCGCCTGTATTGCCGGAGATAAGGTTGCCTGCACCTGTTTCAGTACCGCCTATCGTATTATTTGGTTCAGTAACAATGATACCATCATTACCATTTGGCAGTGCAGTAGTTCCGTTTTTATCTGTGCCAATATAATTGCCTTTAACTATGGTGTTTTGTCCGCCAATATAGATTCCGTAGTTTGTGTTGCCTGAAATGATATTCCGCTCCACCTCGGTTGATCCTCCAATGACATTATGGTAATAAGAGTTGATGTAAATTCCTCTTTGATTATTCGGTGCTGCTGTAAGGCCATCCGGTGCAACACCAAGGTAATTGCCGATGATCGTGTTGTAGCTCGACCGCAGTTCGATACCGGTATAGCTGTTGGTAATTACATTGCGCATTCCTGCACCAGTACCACCTATGATATTGTTATTGGCGGAGTTGAAAGTAAGAATGGCTTTGCATTGATCTGCTGCAAAATTGGTGATGTGTAACCCTCTGATCTCACAATAAGAAGCGCCGCTCAAATAAATTCCAACCGCTGTGTTTAAAAGATCAGTTCCATCAATGACAATCCCCGGCGCACCATCGGGCCAGAGGCCCTGCCATTGCGAGCTGGCATCAATAATGGTGTAATCTCTTGTTATACTTGGCAATGCCGTTACCAAAGTAATGGTGCCGGTTACATTGAAATCAATCGTATGAGGCCCGACTGTGGCATTTACCTGCTCAATAGCCCAGCGCAGGGAGCCGTCGCCGCTGTCGTTCAGATTCGTTACCGTGTAGCTATTTGCCCAAACTGCAGATACTGCTAAAATAAATAAACATGTGATCATGAAATTTTTCATTTTTCCTCCATTTTTTGGTTAAATTCTTGTCTTCTCAATTTGATTTTTCTGATAGCCTTCTCATCTTCAAATCTGCTCTTACGGGTTATATTCTTGATTCTGCCGTTGCCGTAGGTAACCGTGAAGCCATAAATGAAGCTTCCATCCCGCTTGTGTAATTTGTAAATCTCGCTAACTTGAGAGATTTGATTTCTACTCATAAACACTCCTAGTGGTAAAAATCTGCACAATCGATGCCAAAACCACAGATTTAAATTTTTCAATAATTCCTAAACTGTAATATAACAAGAGCTTAGCTTATATTTAACAATATTCCCTGTAACACGAACATTATCAAACTTGACAAAATCTTGCAGAATCGCAATTTGAAAATGCAATCGTAGCAGAATTGCAAGGGAGGATGAATGACCGCTATGAAGAGTTTGCAGGCAAGCCTGAAAAAAGTCGGGAAACTGGATAAATTACCGATTTATGCTGAGATCATTAATTTGCGATATCAAGATCGGGATTGGGATTTTATCTCAGATTTCAGGGCTGCAATCCAGATATTTGAAGAATATCTTAAGTTTGATAAAAAACCCCAGGAAGATAGCTGCGAAGCAATGCAAAAGATATTCAATCTGGTGCTGCAGGCAACTCGTCAATTTGCGCGCGGAAAAGATTTTGCAGAAATCTCTGCTGCTTTTAACCGACTGCAGCAATATTTTAAGCAGGCTGACCTACTGGCACAGATCTACGAAAATCTCGGGTACCTTTTTGATCAGCAGCAGGAAACAGAGAAGGCTGTTAGCCTGATCAAAAAGAGTATCTCTCTGGCAGAAGCTTCCGGCAGAACGGACATTCTGGTGGGAAGATATTCCAATCTCGGTTATATCCATGAAAAGCTGGATCAGTTCAGCCAGGCGCAAAAATGTTATGAGCAGCAGTTGAACTTCGGTCTGGAAAATCATCTGGATGAAGCTGTTTTTATGGCATATTGCGGTTTTGGACGCCTCAATATCGGTTCGGGAAATTTTCCGGCAGCCGTCAATTACCTGTTGGAAGCTCTCAAGTATTATGCGGATGAATCTGCCAGCAGTGTGATGGCCGTCTATCTGAATCTGGGAACTGCCTACGGTCGTATGTCCCAATATCAGGAAAGCCTCAAATATCTCAGTAAATACATAACGGATGAGATACGCGCTCAAAGTCCGGAAATGTATATTTCTTTCCTGGTAAATGCTGCTAATTGTTATGCCGCAATGGAAAATTTTAAAAAGGCGGAAGCAAGCTGGCAGTTAGCGCTGTCGCTGGCCAAGCAGCACAATGATACTGAGCTTTATACCTCCATTTTATTGAATTATGGTTTGATAGAATTGGATCGCGAAAACTGGCAGCAGGCAGAGATCAGACTGCAGGAATGTCTTGATTTTGTGGATCTTAATTTTGTTCAGAAAATATTGGCTACTCAGGGAATGGGAATTGCCTGTTATCAGCTCGGTGAACGTGATAAAGCCAAAAAATACCTGCAGGAAGTGATTTCCGAAGTTGCCGATCAAAAGCGCAAACTCGGTATCATCAAAGGTTTCAGCACATTGATCAGAATCTACGAAGAAGAAGGAGATTATAAAAATGCCTTCTACTATCAGAAGAAATTCAGTGAATTTGAACGGGAACTTTTTGAAGTAAAGTATAAACTGGAACTGGAAGAGATCAAAAAGAGAGAAGAAATGAAACGTAAAAAATCTTCTTCTTCTTTCCATTATCGACATAATTCACTAGTTTCTCAGGAACTTTCCAACCGCATCAAAACCCCTTTGATAGGTGTGAGTTCAGCGCTTAGAAAAGTTGTTGATCTGGCTTTAATTGCAGCCAGACAGGAAAATGAACCGGTCTTGATAACGGGAGAATCCGGCACTGGCAAGGAGATAATTTCCCGCCTGATCCACTTTGCCAGTACCCGCAAAGATAATCCCTTTGTTGTAGTAAATTCTGCAGCCATCACCGAAACTCTGGCTGAAAGTCTTTTCTTTGGCAGCGAAAAGGGAGCTTTTACCGGAGCTGACAGAAGAAAGATCGGTTATATTGAAGCAGCTCAAAATGGCTCATTATTTCTGGATGAGATCGGCGATCTGCCCCTGAGCCTGCAAGCCAAATTTCTGCGCGTGATCGAACAAAAAGTTATTCAGCGACTGGGCAGCACCAGAGAACACAAAATCGATTTTCGACTGATCTCGGCTACGAACAAAGACATCAACTTTTTAGCTCAAAAAAATCTGTTCCGTTTTGATCTGCTCAATCGCATCAATACTCTGGAAATTCACATTCCTCCCCTGCGAAAAAGACTGGATGATATTCCCTTTCTGATCGATTATTTTATCTCTGAGTTGTGCTATCAAGCCGGTCGGGAAAAACCGCTGCTGACCAAAGAAGCTTTGCAGGTTTTTCTGGAATATCCCTATCCGGGCAATGTGCGCGAACTAAAGAATATTATTCGCCGTTCGCTGCTTATGAATACAAGACCAGTTGTAGAAGCTGAAGACATTATTTTACCTGATCCTGATAACAGGAAAATTTCCAGTGTTGTTGATCTTGAGGGAAATTTGCATCTGGCACAGGCTGAAGAGCGCCTGATAAGACTTGCCCTGCAGAAATGTGATAATGTGCAGGTAAAAGCTGCCAAACTGCTGGGAATTTCACCTTTTTCTCTCAGCCGAAAATTGAAGAAAATGGCGGAGTGAAGCACAACTGACCAAGTCAGATTTTTTTTGGGTTCGCAAAGCTCTGATTTGAGAGATTCCTCATACTTGTGCCAGCGTAGTTTCTCATAACCGTAAGGGCAACCTTCGAGAATAACTCTGAATGTTGGAAAAATCCACCAGAATAACTATAAAATTATTTTTCTAGCACTATTGGCTGGTAACTTCAGTATCAGCTGTAATGCGGAAAAATTTTTGATCTCCCATTGCTGCGTTAGAAGTCCAGCTTTCGCCAACCAAAGTTCCCTCTCCTGTTATCTCCACAAAAGTTCCGTCCGGGGTATCGCAGGCATAAATGTGATAGCTGCTGGCATTTGTAATTTCATCCCAGTTCAATACTACGATACCGGTTGCTCCGATGTTTATTGTCAGATTTTCGGGAACGGCAATTGTAGGTCCTGTAACAAGAACATTATCAATATTCCATCCGGAATACTGATTTGAGCCATCTGAGGCGAGTCTCCAGCGGATTTGAATAATGTTTCCCGCCGCCTGTGCAGAAATGTCGAAACTAACTTCCGTCCAGGCACTTTCCTGAACATAAAGAGGATGATTCAGGGTAACCCAGTTTGTGCCGTCAGATGTAATATCCAGATAAACTTCATCATAGGAATTTTCCACGTTCAAATAGCGCCAGAAACTAAATAAAACATCCGTCTGAGAAGTACAATCTATTTGGGGTGATAACAAGTAAGAAGTTTCGCTGGCATTATAAAATCCATCACCAGTCAGATCATTACCGGCACATTTCATTCCACTGTAAGCCGTTGCCGGATCGGGAATTCCGGAATCTAACACCTCTGTTTTCTGGTGATTCATGTTCTCAGGATCAGATTCTAAAGTTTGATCGTTATCCTCCGCTCCTCCTGGAATATCTATTTCCCAGGAACTGTTTGTACCACCCATTAACCAGCTTGAAACATCACCTTCAAAACCTTCCGAAAATGGCACACTGAAGATTGTGGCTTGCGTAGTAAAATCCCATACATCTCCGCTTGTGGAAATTCCTGTATCATTGTTGTAAGCAATAACCTGCCACTCATAATCAGTTAAAGCTTCCAGGTCGGAATAGGCATAGCTACCGCTTGTTCCTGCTGTAGCAGATGATGCTACTTGGCTCATGTTGCCGGCTTCTCCAAACCAGAGATCATAAGTATCTGTATCGCTGCCGAAATCCCAGGTCAGATTTCCAGATTGAGCAATAGAA
Protein-coding sequences here:
- a CDS encoding right-handed parallel beta-helix repeat-containing protein, with protein sequence MKNFMITCLFILAVSAVWANSYTVTNLNDSGDGSLRWAIEQVNATVGPHTIDFNVTGTITLVTALPSITRDYTIIDASSQWQGLWPDGAPGIVIDGTDLLNTAVGIYLSGASYCEIRGLHITNFAADQCKAILTFNSANNNIIGGTGAGMRNVITNSYTGIELRSSYNTIIGNYLGVAPDGLTAAPNNQRGIYINSYYHNVIGGSTEVERNIISGNTNYGIYIGGQNTIVKGNYIGTDKNGTTALPNGNDGIIVTEPNNTIGGTETGAGNLISGNTGDGVYLLGADNNTILGNFIGTDKNGTSALANGNAGVYIAGGANSNVIGGTSTAARNIISANNHSGVMITGSTQNEVEGNYIGTDLNGTADLGNTFYGVVLFGGAQSNTIGGTVSGSGNVISGNNSCGVAIRQTNTNNNLIQGNYIGTTADGIS
- a CDS encoding sigma 54-interacting transcriptional regulator, whose amino-acid sequence is MTAMKSLQASLKKVGKLDKLPIYAEIINLRYQDRDWDFISDFRAAIQIFEEYLKFDKKPQEDSCEAMQKIFNLVLQATRQFARGKDFAEISAAFNRLQQYFKQADLLAQIYENLGYLFDQQQETEKAVSLIKKSISLAEASGRTDILVGRYSNLGYIHEKLDQFSQAQKCYEQQLNFGLENHLDEAVFMAYCGFGRLNIGSGNFPAAVNYLLEALKYYADESASSVMAVYLNLGTAYGRMSQYQESLKYLSKYITDEIRAQSPEMYISFLVNAANCYAAMENFKKAEASWQLALSLAKQHNDTELYTSILLNYGLIELDRENWQQAEIRLQECLDFVDLNFVQKILATQGMGIACYQLGERDKAKKYLQEVISEVADQKRKLGIIKGFSTLIRIYEEEGDYKNAFYYQKKFSEFERELFEVKYKLELEEIKKREEMKRKKSSSSFHYRHNSLVSQELSNRIKTPLIGVSSALRKVVDLALIAARQENEPVLITGESGTGKEIISRLIHFASTRKDNPFVVVNSAAITETLAESLFFGSEKGAFTGADRRKIGYIEAAQNGSLFLDEIGDLPLSLQAKFLRVIEQKVIQRLGSTREHKIDFRLISATNKDINFLAQKNLFRFDLLNRINTLEIHIPPLRKRLDDIPFLIDYFISELCYQAGREKPLLTKEALQVFLEYPYPGNVRELKNIIRRSLLMNTRPVVEAEDIILPDPDNRKISSVVDLEGNLHLAQAEERLIRLALQKCDNVQVKAAKLLGISPFSLSRKLKKMAE